The following coding sequences lie in one Rutidosis leptorrhynchoides isolate AG116_Rl617_1_P2 chromosome 4, CSIRO_AGI_Rlap_v1, whole genome shotgun sequence genomic window:
- the LOC139843878 gene encoding nudix hydrolase 16, mitochondrial-like — translation MCELVARTGRHQQRYEAGCRLIAGCIPFRFRYPECSNGNNSQKILELLMINSTSGPGLLFPKGGWENDETVEEAAAREALEEAGVRGDLMHFLGHYHFKSKTLQDEFSPEGRCRAAMFALFVKEELESWPEQSRRVRSWVTIPEAIQCCRHAWMREALENGFNKWSHDGMITTMMKASNQVSKDEDSDGGDHN, via the exons ATGTGTGAATTGGTGGCCCGCACTGGTCGTCATCAGCAACGTTATGAGGCCGGTTGCCGTCTCATTGCCGG GTGCATTCCGTTCAGGTTTCGGTACCCTGAATGTAGTAATGGTAACAATTCTCAAAAGATTTTGGAGTTACTAATGATCAACTCTACAAGTGGACCTGGTCTTTTGTTCCCAAAG GGTGGTTGGGAAAATGATGAAACGGTTGAGGAGGCAGCTGCACGTGAAGCCCTCGAAGAGGCTGGAGTTCGAGGGGATTTAATG CATTTTCTGGGGCACTACCATTTTAAAAGTAAAACGCTACAAGATGAGTTTAGCCCAGAAGGCAGGTGTCGGGCTGCAATGTTTGCATTATTTGTGAAAGAGGAGCTCGAGTCATGGCCCGAACAGAGTCGTCGGGTCAGAAGTTGGGTGACCATACCCGAAGCCATTCAGTGTTGCAGGCATGCATGGATGCGGGAAGCTCTTGAAAATGGGTTCAACAAATGGAGCCATGACGGTATGATTACAACCATGATGAAGGCTTCAAACCAAGTTTCAAAGGATGAAGATTCTGACGGTGGTGACCACAACTAA